CCGGTGTTGGGTATGGCCGAACCCTTCCTTATGACTCTTCCCAGGTAATGCCCCCGTTTTGTCTCTATTACCGCGTGTACATCTTCCGGGGCTGAAAATCCGGGACCTATCCCTATGACCAGAGGCGCCATGCCCTTGTCAGTCCCAAGATTTTTTTTAGCCATAATGGCATCAACGACGAGGTCCGGCTTCAGTATGCCGATAGATGACCCTTCCGGGTCGACCAGTACCGATATTCTGCCTCTGTCAAAAGAAAAGTCTTTCAGAGAATCTATCCTGACCGCTTCCATGTCTTCAATGACTGTCGATCCGTCAAATACAGCAGAGGCCACAGATACTGTTCTCCTGACGACCAGAGGTGTCTCTGTCTCCAGAGAAAGTACCGCATAACCCGCTTTCCAGAGTCTGTAAATTATTCCTGTTGCCAGATCTCCGCCGCCTCTGACTATTGCAAGTTTTTCGCGCGTCATTGAAATATCCCCCCCACAGAGATCAAGACTGCCACTAGAGTATGCTTATTTTTAATACGTCGCACCTGAGGCATCTGCCGGCTTCTTTCTCCACCTGTTCCGGTGTGAAGCCTTTTTCCACCTCACAGAAACAGCTCTTTCTTTCGTCCGGCGATAGGATAGGCATGGCTTCGCAAATGTTGTTGCTTGTCCGGACCCAGATAAGCAACTAAGAAAGCTCTGTAGTGACTCGGTATGTTTCCTTATACAGGCCTGTCCTTAAGCACGTCCATATGGCATCCTCCAAGCTGGTAGTAGAGGCACTTCCTGCCTGAACATGGCATGCAGGGCCGTACGGATGCCGGCAGTAGGATCTCGTTTGTACCGAACCCGACAAAGGAACACTGTGTCTTTCTCGGCTGGAGCATGGATTTACCAAAAGCCCTGACTCCTATCGTCTTTTCTGTATTGCCTGCCGTTTCGATCCTGTCCATGATCTCATGGGGGGCCTCCCTGAAGCCGGGATATACCTCTGCGGATATGTATTTTGAGTGGTCACGGTATACTTTTTTACTCAGCCATTCCAGCATGGCCCTGTGCATGCCATAGAGTGCTATAGAGCCCGCGACATCAAGCAGAAAGCCGGACATAAGGTCTCCCCTCAGAGACATTAAGCTTGCGCTTTTTTTCTCTATTGCCTCTCCCACAGTCCAGACCATAAGTGCTGACAGGGATATCTCAGCTTCACCGTAGTCTATGGTATCACCGAACTTTTTTCTCATATTTTCACCTGACATGAGGAGGACGCGGGCCTTGGGGTCAAACAGCTCAGGCCCCCATTCCTCTTCCCACAGCGGGATGAATTTTTCCACGTATTTCAGGTTGTTTTCTCCCAGCGTTCTGTAATGTTCGATAAGGGCGGAAAAATCGACGGCTGCTTCAGGTCCTTCGATCTCAATTATCCCATTCGTCGGATCAACAAGGTCAGAATTGAAGTATATCCTGATTTTTTTCATACCTTTTCATCTCCTGACAAGCCGTTATACAAACAGCATCGATCTGATAAAACGTTTCTGAAAATCCTTCAGCGAAGATAGTTCTATGTACTCCATCCTGCTCATTGTTTGTTCCGTTGCGCGGTAAAAATCAGCCGAGGCAAGAGCCATGCAGGCTCCCAGACCTGAAGAGTTGAAGATGAAGCGCACTTTTTCGCGTTCAACTTTCGGAAGCAGGCCGACCGTGATAGCGCTTGCTATATCGATGTTGCTGCCAAAGGCCCCCGCGAGCAGTATTTCATCGATCCCGTCAACAGTTGTGCCCATCTGCTCCATCATTACCTCGGTACCGACTTTTACGGCCCCTACCGCAAGTTGTACTTCACGGACATCCTTCTGGGTAAGGTATACAGGATCATTGCTGTC
Above is a window of Synergistaceae bacterium DZ-S4 DNA encoding:
- the yqeB gene encoding selenium-dependent molybdenum cofactor biosynthesis protein YqeB, with the protein product MTREKLAIVRGGGDLATGIIYRLWKAGYAVLSLETETPLVVRRTVSVASAVFDGSTVIEDMEAVRIDSLKDFSFDRGRISVLVDPEGSSIGILKPDLVVDAIMAKKNLGTDKGMAPLVIGIGPGFSAPEDVHAVIETKRGHYLGRVIRKGSAIPNTGVPGLIRGYTVERLLRSPAEGYVVLVKQIGDTVMPGDAVAYVKGLPVCSQIEGIVRGLIHPSVKVSKGLKIGDIDPRGEREHCFSITDKALAIAGGVLEVIMSSPK